GAAAAAGTACCCGGAGCGGGAATCGAACCCGCACGGCCGCAATGGCCACAGGATTGTAGGCTTACGTCTCACAGCAAACGACTGAAAAAATATAAAAGAACACTACAGTCAAATAAGTTCTGTGAAAATTGTTTGACCTGCCTCTATACAACACATCTTACAACGAGATTTGCGCATGGTTTCTTGATGACCGTTGCCGGTCAAGAAGCGAATACAGACATTTAGGCGGGCTAATATCATGTTCCATCGAACTTATCCTTAGTTTTAACCGAGATATCAGTACATTTGCAAAAGAACAAAACGCAGCACTATGGACAAATCAGCTAAAACACTAGAAGCGGTAAGGAATATTGCTATGAAGAAGGCATACTTGCCAAAAGAAATTAAGAAGTATGTTGTCAAATCAAAGAGTGGCGGTAGTCTGACGATTAAGGTGTCAAAAAAGTAATGTCTTTGTCTTTTTACCAAGAACTTGACTATTCTAGAGCACTAGCAGAACCCGAGTCGGATTTAGAGCCAGAATACTACCGCAGCCAGTTTAGTCGAGACTATGCGCGCATATTGCATTCTCCTTCCTTCAGGAGATTACAAGGGAAAACGCAATTATTTCCTGGAATAGAAAATGATTTCTTCAGAAACCGTCTCACACATTCGCTTGAAGTGGCTCAGATTGCGCGAGCGATAACACGACGAATTAATGCGACCTGTAATGTAGGAGTGGATAACACAGGCGAAAAGAAAACTGCACACAAACAGCTTGACATAGATGAAGATTTAGTGTGTTTAGCTGCGTTAGCGCACGACCTCGGGCATCCACCTTTTGGTCATCAGGGCGAAGAAATCTTAGATGAACTGATGGTTGATTACGGAGGCTTTGAGGGGAATGCCCAAACGTTTAGAATATTATCCGTACTGGAAAAGAAGGTCTCTACGGACATAGGACCATCAGTCGACGAAGACCAGAGAATAGGATTGAACCTATGCGCACGGACATTGGCGTCCGTATTGAAATATGACAAGGACATCCCTTTTGACACTCGCTCCAGATTGAAGAGAATGAAGGAGGAAAATGCGAAAAAACGTGCATTAAAAAAAAATATTAGACCTTATAAGGGTTACTATCAATGTGATGCGCGGAGAGTAAATGAAATTAAAGACAAAGTGGACCCATATGGGGTGGCTAAGCCGGGAAAGTTCAAGACAATTGAATGTCAGATAATGGACATTGCAGATGACATAGCATACAGCACATTTGATCTAGAAGACGCATTGAAGGCTAAATTCATAAGCCCGTTAGATTTCCTTTTCCCAAAAGAAGAAATTCGAGAGAAGATAAGAAAAAAAGTGAACGAAGCCTTGGTAAAAGATGGTAGGAGAGGTGATTTGAGTGAAAGAGAAATTCATGAAAAACTCCCAGAATTGTTTGTGCCATTGATGCTACCGCAAGAGCCGTTCGATGAATTAACACAAATTTCTGACGGAACGGAGATGAAAAAAATCTTCAAATATCTTTTTGAAACGTTGTACATCGGTGCCCAAGAAGTGCAAAACAATGGATATCACAGAATGTCTGCAACTTCGGGCTGGATAGGCCGGGCCATCCGTTCAATTGAGTTTGAACCTAATGAAGAAAACTTGGCTCTTTCAACTGTCCGGTTGAGTAGAGACATGCGCATAAAGGTCGAAATATTGAAGCAGTTTACATTTCTCTGGCTGATAGACTCTCCTCGATTAAAAATAGCTGAGTACAGAGGAAAAGAAATTGTGAAAACCATATTTGAATCATTAGAAAAGAAAGGAGTCGGTGAGAAACTACTACCTGCTGACGTTCAAGAAGTGTTATCAAAGATGAAAGAGAAACCCAGTCAACAAAGGGTAATATGTGACTATGTTGCCTCAATGACCGACAGGTACGCTATTGAATTCTATGCACGTCTAAAGTCTGAAAGGCCGGAGACAATTTTCAAACCTTTCTGATAATATTACATTATTGGGCGGGGCACAAAACCAACAACCAAAAAGTCCACTCGTTTATTCGAAAATCCAAAAAGTACCCGGAGCGGGAATCGAACCCGCACGGCCGCAATGGCCACAGGATTTTAAGTCCTGCGTGTCTACCTATTCCACCATCCGGGCAAGAAAGGCGGCCAAAGGTAATATTTTCGGTGTAAAACCATCGGCCGTCGTTGTGCCATTGATGAGACGTTCGCGTTCAAAACTGGTGCGCTCGATAAATAACGAAATGGCAATCTGAGCCTCCCTTGCCCTATGCAAATGTCGGGATGCGCTGTCTGAGGCAAGGCAGACGGTTTAAAAGACTTTAGCGCAAAAAGCGTGAAGCAGGCCCGCCAACTGCAGGCTGCTTCGGCACCTTTCACAGAGATTCTAAATGCGTTTACCAGGGAACCATCGCGCCAGCTCCATCTCCGTGCAACACGGCCAAAAATAACTACCTTCGCAGCCTTAATTCAGCTTCGTGACAAACACCGTACAACTGCACGACCGCACTTTTGCCATTCACATTTCGGACGATGCGATTGAAAAGGCAGTGCGCGAAGTAGCCGCAACCATCAACCGCGACCTCGAAGGATTGAACCCTCTTTTTGTGGGAGTGCTCAACGGCGCATTCATGTTTTTGGGCGACTTGCTCAAGCATGTTCACATTCCGTGTGAAGTGTCGTTTGTAAAGGTGGCCTCCTACGAAGGAACCAGCAGCACCGGTCAGGTGAAGCAACTGGTGGGGCTGAACGAGAATATCAAGGATCGCACAGTGGTGATAGTGGAAGACATTGTTGACACCGGCAACACCATTGAACACCTTGTGGAAAGTCTCAAAACACAGCGTCCGGCCAGTATTCACATATGCACCTTGCTGTTTAAGCCAAAGGCATACACCCGCAACATTCCCATTGAATATGCAGCCCTGCGCGTTCCCAACGATTTCCTGGTG
Above is a genomic segment from Cryomorphaceae bacterium containing:
- the dgt gene encoding dNTP triphosphohydrolase, which codes for MSLSFYQELDYSRALAEPESDLEPEYYRSQFSRDYARILHSPSFRRLQGKTQLFPGIENDFFRNRLTHSLEVAQIARAITRRINATCNVGVDNTGEKKTAHKQLDIDEDLVCLAALAHDLGHPPFGHQGEEILDELMVDYGGFEGNAQTFRILSVLEKKVSTDIGPSVDEDQRIGLNLCARTLASVLKYDKDIPFDTRSRLKRMKEENAKKRALKKNIRPYKGYYQCDARRVNEIKDKVDPYGVAKPGKFKTIECQIMDIADDIAYSTFDLEDALKAKFISPLDFLFPKEEIREKIRKKVNEALVKDGRRGDLSEREIHEKLPELFVPLMLPQEPFDELTQISDGTEMKKIFKYLFETLYIGAQEVQNNGYHRMSATSGWIGRAIRSIEFEPNEENLALSTVRLSRDMRIKVEILKQFTFLWLIDSPRLKIAEYRGKEIVKTIFESLEKKGVGEKLLPADVQEVLSKMKEKPSQQRVICDYVASMTDRYAIEFYARLKSERPETIFKPF
- the hpt gene encoding hypoxanthine phosphoribosyltransferase — protein: MTNTVQLHDRTFAIHISDDAIEKAVREVAATINRDLEGLNPLFVGVLNGAFMFLGDLLKHVHIPCEVSFVKVASYEGTSSTGQVKQLVGLNENIKDRTVVIVEDIVDTGNTIEHLVESLKTQRPASIHICTLLFKPKAYTRNIPIEYAALRVPNDFLVGYGLDYDGLGRNLKHIYKITE